A region from the Acyrthosiphon pisum isolate AL4f chromosome A1, pea_aphid_22Mar2018_4r6ur, whole genome shotgun sequence genome encodes:
- the LOC100571227 gene encoding uncharacterized protein LOC100571227, with protein sequence MKVYMMFALCALMMSCLPRQYDCCMDTVLKSFFEMFNPSVEAGPGRLVSRHRYKDGFMPDYPLEVIGHDGEWVKPPDDNDDGSVPTADYVDEGAGNGVSSGDRTSSGGGASSEGGAGGTNGDNGSGRLEYSIRQQKIDAAVGATSSSGPGIRPDDHRPFSDFVVSLLKTVQLTPLATLKKSKGKPPGAVPATKTTVHQPQHHGGITNPW encoded by the coding sequence CGCCAGTACGACTGTTGCATGGACACTGTGCTCAAGTCGTTTTTCGAGATGTTCAATCCCAGCGTTGAAGCTGGTCCTGGACGGTTGGTCAGCCGGCATCGGTACAAGGACGGCTTCATGCCCGACTATCCCTTGGAGGTTATCGGTCACGACGGCGAATGGGTCAAGCCACCTGATGACAATGACGACGGAAGCGTGCCGACGGCTGACTACGTGGACGAAGGTGCAGGTAATGGTGTAAGTTCAGGAGACCGTACAAGTAGTGGTGGCGGTGCAAGTTCGGAAGGTGGCGCAGGTGGTACAAATGGTGATAATGGCAGCGGCCGGCTGGAATACTCCATCCGGCAACAGAAGATTGACGCAGCTGTCGGTGCAACTTCAAGCTCCGGCCCAGGAATACGGCCGGACGACCATCGGCCTTTTTCGGATTTCGTCGTCAGCCTGCTCAAAACGGTTCAGTTGACGCCTCTTGCGACGCTCAAAAAGTCAAAAGGCAAACCACCTGGCGCAGTCCCGGCCACGAAGACGACTGTGCATCAGCCGCAACACCACGGCGGCATCACGAACCCGTGGTAG